The window CTCCTCGACAGACCCACCGTCGTCGTCGTGAGCCGTCCCGGCGCGAGCGACCGTGGCGCCGACCGGCTCTCGGCGGCGACCGGCCCACCATCGCTGCACGACGAGGCCGCCACCATGGATCGCGCCCCAGATGACGAAAGTCCAAGCGGCCCCATGCCACAGACCACCGATGAGGAACGTGAGCATGAGGTTGAGGTAGGTACGGCGGACGCCACGGCGGCTGCCGCCCAACGGGACGTAGACGTAGTCCCGCAGCCATCGCGACAACGTCATGTGCCAGCGGTGCCAGAAGTCTCGGAGCGAACGGGCCCGGTACGGCCGATCGAAGTTCTGCGGGAATCGGAATCCCAGCAGCATCGCGAAACCAATGGCCATGTCGGTGTACGCGGAGAAGTCGCAATAGATCTGGGCGGCGTAGCCCAGCACGGCCAGCCAGACCTCGACGGGGTTGTACGACGACGGACTACCGAACACCGGATCGACCAGCCGAGTCGCGAGGACGTCGGCGATCACGACCTTCTTCACCAGACCGCCCGCGATGAGCATGAGTGCCGGCGCTGCGGGAACTCGGCGCGGATCGCGCGGCCCTGAGGTCAACTGCGGGATGAACTCTCGAGCGCGCACGATCGGACCGGCGACCAGGTGCGGGAAGAACGTCAGGTAGATGGCGGTGTCGATCGGCCGGGCCAGCGGGACATCACCGCGGTAGACGTCCACCACATACGAGATCGCCTGGAACGTGAAGAACGAGATGGCGATCGGCAGGGCCAGATGCAACAGCGGCAGGGGCATGCCGATGCCGAGCCGCTCGAGCATCGCGTCGATACTCGTGGCGAAGAAATCGACGTACTTGAACACCGCGAGTACGGCGATGTCCGCCACCACCGCGCACCACAGGACACGGCGGCGGTACACCGGATCCGCGCTGCTGGCGATGAGGGTCGCAGCAGCTTGGTTCAGGACCACCGACAGCAGCAGCAGGCCGACGAAGCGCCAGTCGGCGTAGGCGTAGAACGCCAACGAGGCCAGCAGGATGAACGGCCTCCACCAGCGCGGATTCGGCATCAGCAACCACGAACCCACGAGCACGACGACGAAGAAACAGGCGAACTCGATGGTCGGGAAGATCACGGCTGGTCGTCCTGCTGTGCGGATTCGGCAGTGGCAAGTGGAGATTCGTCGGGGGCCAGTGCGCCCTTGGCGGTGCCCAGTCCGGCGTTGTCGGCGGTACGGCGGTCAACGGTCACAGCGTGCGGAGCGTAACCCGGCAGAGGCTCGGGAACGGGGACCCTGGGGACCGCCGGTGTTGCGCGCGCTGTTGCTGCTCAGCGGCCGATTCCGGCCCGCTGAGCGGCAGTACGGCGCGCAAAGCCAGAAGGGCTGTGGAAGGAGCCGGGCAGCGCGAGCCACGGTCCGATCGTGGCTTGCCCGACGGCGTACGCCGACGCCCGCCCCCGTCGGAGCCGGTGTCGCGCCGTACGGTCGCTCAGGGCACCCACCAGGCCGCCGATCGCGACGCGAAGGCGCGCAAAGCAGGGGGTCAGCCGGCGCGCTTGGTGATCTCGTCGGTGAGTTGCGGTACGACGGCGAACAGGTCGCCGACGACGCCGTAGTCGGCCAGTTCGAAGATGGGCGCTTCGGCGTCCTTGTTGACCGCCACGATGAGCTTGGAGGTCTGCATACCGGCGCGGTGCTGGATGGCGCCGGAGATGCCGGCGGCGATGTACAGCTGCGGCGACACCGTCTTGCCGGTCTGCCCGACCTGGTACGTGTGCGGGTACCACCCGGCGTCCGTGGCGGCGCGCGACGCACCGACAGCCGCGTGCAGCGAGTCGGCGAGGCTCTCGATCAGCGCGAAACCTTCCGGACCCCCGACACCCCGGCCGCCGGACACGACGATTGACGCCTCGG of the Actinomycetota bacterium genome contains:
- a CDS encoding MBOAT family protein, which codes for MIFPTIEFACFFVVVLVGSWLLMPNPRWWRPFILLASLAFYAYADWRFVGLLLLSVVLNQAAATLIASSADPVYRRRVLWCAVVADIAVLAVFKYVDFFATSIDAMLERLGIGMPLPLLHLALPIAISFFTFQAISYVVDVYRGDVPLARPIDTAIYLTFFPHLVAGPIVRAREFIPQLTSGPRDPRRVPAAPALMLIAGGLVKKVVIADVLATRLVDPVFGSPSSYNPVEVWLAVLGYAAQIYCDFSAYTDMAIGFAMLLGFRFPQNFDRPYRARSLRDFWHRWHMTLSRWLRDYVYVPLGGSRRGVRRTYLNLMLTFLIGGLWHGAAWTFVIWGAIHGGGLVVQRWWAGRRREPVGATVARAGTAHDDDGGSVEEVGPLGYGVAPVSAASTGADRATVVIRPDPVAPGFDGSGPVAVGVLAPRRLVLRRRPSATGRPAPGSTTPGAATGRSAATGRPTAGPDATGPGTTGPSSTGPAATGPGTSGPAGGLPPGLAWALTFAVVCLAWVFFRAPDLTVALEVLGRLVTGWSVPLTIVTPTVVLLVAAGLGTQWVPDRFWYGVQERFAALSVVFQGVLLGLLIVACNVVIGQAGVAPFLYFRF